The proteins below are encoded in one region of Cololabis saira isolate AMF1-May2022 chromosome 21, fColSai1.1, whole genome shotgun sequence:
- the LOC133422537 gene encoding zinc finger protein 665-like, with protein MAKERKNRRDKFLTTSPGLKVRKRIHTEEKPYTCDQCGRAFTTSSILRSHQRIHTGEKPYKCDQCGAAFTQQGHLIRHQRIHTGFKPYRCDQCGAAFTQQGDLRSHQRIHTGDKPYRCDQCGAAFTQQGNLRSHQKIHTGEKQYKCEQCGAAFTHQGSLRRHQRIHTGEKPYRCDQCGAAFTHQGDLRSHQRIHIGFKPYTCDQCGAAFTKSGNLRSHQRIHTGDKPYKCDQCGAAFTEQGHLRRHQRIHTGFKPYRCDQCGAAFTQQGHLRSHRRIHTGFKPYRCDQCGAAFTQQGSLRRHQCIHTR; from the coding sequence ccaaagagagaaaaaataggagGGATAAATTCCTCACCACTTCACCAGGTCTCAAGGTCCGAAAGAGGATTCATACTGAAGAGAAGCCGTAcacatgtgatcagtgtgggcgAGCTTTTACCACGTCAAGTATtttaaggagtcatcagcgtatccacactggagaaaagccgtacaaatgtgatcagtgtggggcagcttttacccaacaaggtcacCTAAtacgtcatcagcgtattcacactggatttaagccgtacagatgtgatcagtgtggggcagcttttacccaacaaggtgatctaaggagtcatcagcgtattcacactggggataagccttacagatgtgatcagtgtggggcagcttttactcaacaaggtaatctaaggagtcatcagaaaattcacactggagaaaagcagTACAAATGTGaacagtgtggggcagcttttacccatcaaggtagtctaaggcgtcatcagcgtattcacactggagagaagccttacagatgtgatcagtgtggggcagcttttacccatcaAGGtgatctaaggagtcatcagcgtattcacattggatttaagccttacacatgtgatcagtgtggggcagcttttaccaagtcaggtaatctaaggagtcatcagcgtattcatactggggataagccttacaaatgtgatcagtgtggggcagcttttaccgaacaaggtcatctaaggcgtcatcagcgtattcacactggatttaagccttacagatgtgatcagtgtggggcagcttttacccaacaaggtcatctaaggagtcatcggcgtattcacactggatttaagccttacagatgtgatcagtgtggggcagcttttacccaacaaggtagtctaaggcGTCATCAGTGTATTCACACCAGATAA